The DNA segment TATCTGTTATTATAATTAATATATCCTATCCGCTGATATTTTCGTTTATTGTTTTAGTATGTGCCGTTCTGCATATGGAAGCTAATGCATTAAATTTAGTAAGGTTTTTATTTTTATCAATTATACTTAGTTTTATCTTTTGTGCTGTTTTGTGGAAAAAATATATATTTACTAATATAAATGCTGTTGTTTATTTGAAGAAGCTTAAATATAAATATATAATTACAACATTACTATCTTTCTTGCTAATATTAATATGTAATACCATTATACAATGGATTACACCTATCATCTCTAACTACTATATTTCAAGTGAAGACGTTGCTCTTATCTCTGTTTGCTTGCGGATTGGTTTAGTTATCAGTTTCTTCCTTATTTCATTAAATGTTGTTTTTGCACCAAATTTTTCCAAGCTGTATACTGAAGGGAAATTTGATGAGCTTAAATTAATGGTAAGAAGTAGCACCCGTCTTGTCGTTATTTTGTCATTGCCAGGAGTAGCGTTTCTCTTACTATTCCCTGAGTTTGTGCTTTCAATTTTTGGGCGTGAATATACTCAAGCATCTATCATACTTAGAATAGTTTGCATTGGTCAGTTAATTAATGTCCTGACAGGGTCGGTCGCTTTCTTATTAACAATGACAGGTAATGAGAAAATATTTAGAAATATTATTTTCTTTAATGCATTTATGATGATTATCAACCTTAACTTCATGGGGGGGGGATTCGGCATAAAAGGAATTGCCTGCGCTGTTGCTCTTTCTGTGATTATACAGAATGTCATTGCTGTCTATTTTGTGAAAAGAAAACTGGATATCAATATCCTTGATTATTTTTATTTGAAGTAAAATTGGTAATATCATGATTAGAATATATATCGCAACACATAAGCAATATGATTTTCCTGTAGATGAAGGTTATCAACCTATCCATGTAGGTAAGAAGAATAGTACATCAGATTTAGGTATAAGTGTTATCGGTGATAATGAAGGAGATAATATATCAGAATTAAATCCATCATATTGTGAATTGACTGCATTATATTGGATCTGGAAAAATTCAGATGAAGATATTGTTGGTTTAGTTCATTATCGTCGTTATTTCGCTGGCGTTCATAATATTATACCGCTCCATGGTAAGGGCATTGCTTCTAGTAATGATTTTGACCTAAATAAATATGATTTAATTGTCGCTCGTAAACGTAATTACTATGTTACGAATATAAAAAATCATTACTGCCGAGCTCATTCAGAAGGTGATTTGAATATATTACGCTCTATCGTGGAGGCTATGTATCCTGATTATAATCAAGCCTTCGATACGGTTATGCATGGTCGGAAAATAAGTCTGTATAATATGTTCGTAGGTAAGGCTGATGTGGTCAATCAGTATTGTCAGTGGCTTTTCCCTCTATTAGACGAAGTGAATAAACAGATTGATTTCTCTGGTTATGATTCTTATCAAAAAAGAATTTTAGGATTCATGGCAGAAAGATTATTTAATGTATGGATTGAACATAATAAAAGAAATATTAAAGTTGGATACAGAAAGGTTGTAAATATTGAAGGTGAAAATTTAATAAAAAAAGGAAGTGCACTCTTGGTTAGGCATTTCCTAAAATAAAATATAAGCAGCGAGAGTATTCAATGACTCGACGTACGGATATAGATATATATCGTGGACTGGGGATATTGTTGGTTGTGTTAGGACATGTATCCTTCCTCAGTCCATCTTGGCATAAGATTATTTATAGTTTTCATATGCCTGCTTTTTTCATTCTTTCTGGTTATCTGGTAAATGTTAAAAATCTGGAGTTGAAACCTTGGATATTTATCATCCAGCGATTTTATAGATTGATTATTCCTGCATGGACGATTGGAGTAATTTGTGGCTTGCCGTTTGTTGCTATGTTATTGATGAGTAATATATCTGGTAGTGATTTCCTTATGAAACTATATGGAACATTAACAGGTGCAACAAAAGTAGCAAATAATTTCTTTGTTACTCCCATTTGGTTTTTATATTGCCTGTTTATAGTTGAGGCTATGTTTTATTTAATAATGAAAATCTCTTCAAATAAATATATTATTGCCTTGATTGTAATTTCCTTTTATTTAATTGCGAAAAATGTAAATATTTTTCATTTTTTTAATGTGAATATAGCTTTTATCGCTATGCCATATTTTTTAATTGGATATATATTGCAAAGTATTGTCATAACCAGACATATTAATTATGCGATGATTTCTGTCGTACTGCTTTTGGGATTTTCGTATTTAACTCCCACTGAGGTTGATATGTCTGCATTACAGGTGGGGAATGGAGTATGGGCTTTTATAAATCTTGCTTCTGCTTTAGCAGGAAGTTATCTGCTCTATTATATTGCGGGTTATATTAATTCGGAATTTATCTCTTGGTTGGGTAAAAATACTTTGGTTATATTGGGGTTTAATTATTATATTAACGCCATAGCGAAAAATATATTAACTTTTGTACATATGGAATACTATGTCATATTAAGTTTTATTATCCAGATCGTATTGCTCGCTATTCTTGTGAAAATAATTGCATGCTGGCCAGCTCTTAATTCCCTGGTGAATGGGAAAATGTTTGTAACTTATAAAGAAGCAAAATAATTGAGGTCATTGATGAAATCTGTTGCTATTGTCGGTGCGGGTATTTCTGGTGCGGTTATTGCAAGATTATTAGCAGAGGAAGGGATTGAGTCTGTTGTTTTCGACAAACGTTCTCATATTGCTGGTAACTGTCATTCAGAACGTGATCCGCAGACCAACGTCATGTTGCACGTTTATGGTCCCCATATTTTTCATACAGATGATAAAGAAGTTTGGGATTTCGTTAATCAGTATTCAGAGTTTATGCCTTACACCAACCGTGTGAAGGCCATTTACAAAGGCAATGTTTACTTACTACCAGTAAACCTGCATACGATTAATCAGTTTTTCAATAAAACAATGCGTCCGGATGAAGCCCGTGCTTTCATCGAATCTAAAGCTGACAAATCTATTGTCGAACCGAAAAACTTTGAAGAACAGGCCATCAGCATGATTGGTCGGGAACTGTATGAAGCATTCTTTAAAGGCTATACGCGTAAACAATGGGGTTGTGAGCCGACGGAGTTACCAGCCAGTATTTTGAAACGCTTGCCGCTTCGTTTTAACTATAATGACAATTATTTTAACCACCAGTATCAGGGGATGCCCAGAGATGGCTATACCGATATGGTTGGAAAAATTCTTGATCACGAACTGATTGAAATAAGAACAGATACTGAGTTTTCAGCTGCCGAGAGTGGGGCCTACCAGCATGTATTTTGGTCAGGCGCGCTGGATGGTTACTTTAACTTTAGTGAGGGGCGTCTGGGTTATCGCACGCTGGATTTCGAAAAATTCTCAGCAGAAGGTGACTACCAGGGAACGGCTGTTATCAACTACTGCGAAGAAAATGTACCTTATACCCGAATCACTGAGCATAAGCATTTCTCACCCTGGGAG comes from the Citrobacter koseri ATCC BAA-895 genome and includes:
- a CDS encoding MATE family efflux transporter — encoded protein: MTRKKTKALFAVIAARVIGVSISFLMNILVTRWVNVNEAGIFFTSFSIIMLWGLIGTSGFCDAILRMRPQLIATRNYIQASSLALFGALIIIVISCLLSGAIYLFLTYGESLKVYGALYICASIPLLSMIQYTGYIFQTNGRSLLSVIIINISYPLIFSFIVLVCAVLHMEANALNLVRFLFLSIILSFIFCAVLWKKYIFTNINAVVYLKKLKYKYIITTLLSFLLILICNTIIQWITPIISNYYISSEDVALISVCLRIGLVISFFLISLNVVFAPNFSKLYTEGKFDELKLMVRSSTRLVVILSLPGVAFLLLFPEFVLSIFGREYTQASIILRIVCIGQLINVLTGSVAFLLTMTGNEKIFRNIIFFNAFMMIINLNFMGGGFGIKGIACAVALSVIIQNVIAVYFVKRKLDINILDYFYLK
- a CDS encoding DUF4422 domain-containing protein; translated protein: MIRIYIATHKQYDFPVDEGYQPIHVGKKNSTSDLGISVIGDNEGDNISELNPSYCELTALYWIWKNSDEDIVGLVHYRRYFAGVHNIIPLHGKGIASSNDFDLNKYDLIVARKRNYYVTNIKNHYCRAHSEGDLNILRSIVEAMYPDYNQAFDTVMHGRKISLYNMFVGKADVVNQYCQWLFPLLDEVNKQIDFSGYDSYQKRILGFMAERLFNVWIEHNKRNIKVGYRKVVNIEGENLIKKGSALLVRHFLK
- a CDS encoding acyltransferase family protein, with translation MTRRTDIDIYRGLGILLVVLGHVSFLSPSWHKIIYSFHMPAFFILSGYLVNVKNLELKPWIFIIQRFYRLIIPAWTIGVICGLPFVAMLLMSNISGSDFLMKLYGTLTGATKVANNFFVTPIWFLYCLFIVEAMFYLIMKISSNKYIIALIVISFYLIAKNVNIFHFFNVNIAFIAMPYFLIGYILQSIVITRHINYAMISVVLLLGFSYLTPTEVDMSALQVGNGVWAFINLASALAGSYLLYYIAGYINSEFISWLGKNTLVILGFNYYINAIAKNILTFVHMEYYVILSFIIQIVLLAILVKIIACWPALNSLVNGKMFVTYKEAK
- the glf gene encoding UDP-galactopyranose mutase, with product MKSVAIVGAGISGAVIARLLAEEGIESVVFDKRSHIAGNCHSERDPQTNVMLHVYGPHIFHTDDKEVWDFVNQYSEFMPYTNRVKAIYKGNVYLLPVNLHTINQFFNKTMRPDEARAFIESKADKSIVEPKNFEEQAISMIGRELYEAFFKGYTRKQWGCEPTELPASILKRLPLRFNYNDNYFNHQYQGMPRDGYTDMVGKILDHELIEIRTDTEFSAAESGAYQHVFWSGALDGYFNFSEGRLGYRTLDFEKFSAEGDYQGTAVINYCEENVPYTRITEHKHFSPWESHEKTTCYREFSRFCTEDDIPYYPIRMVKEKELLNRYLDKAMELSNTTFVGRLGTYRYLDMDVTIREAIDVANKFLECQKSQEPMPVFNINPR